A section of the Mangifera indica cultivar Alphonso chromosome 12, CATAS_Mindica_2.1, whole genome shotgun sequence genome encodes:
- the LOC123192544 gene encoding LOB domain-containing protein 29-like has translation MTGFGSSCGACKFLRRRCTNDCVFAPYFCYEQAASHFAAVHKVFGASNVSKLLLHLPVHYRSDAAITISYEALARMRDPIYGCVAQIFALQQQVASLQEEIELLGNQMAANQTVGVVCSGSSQAPNEFLCIQPYFSPYPDAMNTQNYQNQQAEAGQLNHVGDTNATQAFDTPMNIQIPSINEWEEQNILPESSPDYLQKFLEEMDQENITYLQRFLQD, from the exons ATGACAGGGTTTGGCTCTTCGTGTGGAGCATGCAAATTTCTGAGAAGAAGATGCACAAATGATTGTGTCTTTGCCCCTTACTTCTGCTATGAACAAGCTGCATCCCATTTTGCAGCAGTCCATAAAGTGTTTGGTGCAAGCAACGTCTCTAAGCTATTACTTCACTTACCAGTTCACTACCGAAGTGATGCTGCAATAACCATTTCTTATGAGGCATTGGCTCGAATGCGAGATCCTATCTACGGCTGTGTTGCGCAGATTTTCGCCCTTCAACAACAG GTGGCTAGCTTACAAGAGGAAATAGAACTTCTTGGAAACCAAATGGCTGCAAATCAAACGGTTGGTGTTGTTTGCAGTGGAAGTTCTCAAGCACCTAATGAATTTCTATGCATTCAGCCATATTTTTCTCCTTATCCAGACGCCATGAACACGCAAAACTATCAGAATCAACAGGCTGAAGCTGGACAGCTAAACCATGTAGGAGATACAAATGCGACTCAAGCTTTTGATACCCCAATGAACATACAGATTCCTTCCATTAACGAATGGGAAGAACAAAACATTCTTCCTGAGTCTAGCCCTGATTATTTACAGAAATTCCTGGAAGAAATGGACCAAGAGAATATTACATATTTACAGAGATTCCTGCAAGATTAG